In Nitrospinota bacterium, a single genomic region encodes these proteins:
- a CDS encoding DUF190 domain-containing protein: MKLSENGVLVRIFISENDTLEGKALYELIVLKAKEIGLAGATVFRGVMGFGYHSKMHTSKILRLSEELPLVVEIIDSRENLAKLLPFLDETVKEGLVTMENVEVIKYRENKK, from the coding sequence ATGAAATTGTCAGAAAACGGGGTACTGGTTAGGATATTCATTTCCGAGAATGATACCTTGGAGGGGAAGGCGCTCTACGAACTGATAGTACTCAAGGCAAAGGAGATAGGGCTTGCCGGGGCGACCGTATTTCGAGGGGTGATGGGTTTTGGCTACCATTCCAAGATGCACACCTCGAAAATACTGCGTCTCTCCGAGGAGCTTCCGCTTGTTGTGGAAATAATCGATTCCCGCGAAAACCTTGCCAAACTCCTCCCCTTTCTTGATGAAACCGTAAAGGAGGGGCTGGTCACAATGGAAAATGTAGAGGTGATAAAATACAGGGAAAATAAAAAATAA
- the crcB gene encoding fluoride efflux transporter CrcB has translation MKFVYIGIGGAIGSILRYAVAGVAQKLVNPIFPFGTLVVNMLGSLAIGFLWDAFERTLIPPGLRTFTLIGLLGAFTTFSTYSLESFSLMRDGEYRLAIINILASNILCLAMVFAGFFLSRFIYGFGR, from the coding sequence TTGAAATTTGTTTATATCGGCATCGGCGGGGCCATAGGATCGATTCTTCGATACGCCGTTGCCGGGGTGGCCCAAAAGCTGGTCAACCCGATCTTTCCGTTCGGTACCCTGGTGGTCAACATGCTCGGTAGCCTTGCAATTGGATTTTTGTGGGATGCCTTCGAGCGCACTTTGATCCCCCCCGGTTTGAGGACGTTTACCCTTATCGGGCTCCTCGGAGCTTTTACGACCTTTTCCACCTACTCACTTGAAAGTTTTTCACTCATGAGGGACGGAGAATACCGGCTCGCGATAATAAATATTCTTGCAAGCAACATCCTTTGCCTGGCAATGGTATTTGCCGGCTTCTTTTTATCGCGGTTCATTTACGGTTTTGGAAGATAG